In Mycolicibacterium alvei, a single window of DNA contains:
- a CDS encoding exonuclease domain-containing protein has protein sequence MPYAVIDFETTGVVPERTDRVVEVGIVLTDDTGRIEDEWTTLVNPNRDLGPTNIHGITAADVADAPVFADVSDHVLDMLDGRVVVAHNASFDMRFLHRELQLARYQIVERPAALCSMKWAGRMMGAAKLAHCCEALGISLVDAHSALGDAHATAELLPHLIGTCRTSSEWRADHQRCSTFTWPARLRRAIRVGTVRRGHTATDGHSWLKSVLRAAWIPGNPENEATYMTVLDNALLDRSISRSEGKQLLATAEAAGLARGTVAQLHQDYLRSVAVEALADGVVTDEERAELQSVATVLGLGAPYVDEALDWAKETAQDKDRGGAGFALCPGDRVVFTGEMSRPRDEWVAEICAAGLATGGISKSTRLVVAEDPDSLSRKAVKARQYGIPVVDEKTFARFFASYRAAH, from the coding sequence ATGCCCTACGCCGTAATCGATTTCGAGACGACCGGCGTCGTACCAGAGCGCACCGATCGGGTGGTCGAGGTCGGAATCGTGTTGACCGACGACACCGGCCGCATCGAGGACGAGTGGACCACACTCGTCAACCCCAACCGCGACCTGGGACCCACGAATATCCACGGCATCACTGCCGCCGATGTTGCCGATGCTCCTGTCTTCGCCGATGTCAGCGATCACGTCCTCGACATGCTGGACGGCCGCGTCGTTGTCGCCCACAATGCCTCATTCGACATGCGGTTCCTCCACCGCGAACTGCAGCTGGCCCGCTACCAGATTGTCGAACGCCCAGCCGCACTGTGTTCGATGAAGTGGGCCGGCCGCATGATGGGTGCGGCCAAGCTGGCGCATTGTTGTGAGGCACTGGGCATTTCGTTGGTCGACGCGCACTCCGCGCTCGGTGATGCCCACGCTACTGCCGAACTGCTGCCACACCTGATCGGCACCTGCCGCACCTCCTCAGAGTGGCGTGCCGATCACCAACGGTGTTCCACATTTACATGGCCGGCCCGGTTACGCCGGGCCATTCGGGTGGGCACGGTACGTCGTGGACATACCGCCACCGATGGCCATTCGTGGTTGAAATCAGTGCTGCGGGCCGCGTGGATTCCCGGGAATCCCGAGAACGAGGCCACCTACATGACGGTGTTGGACAACGCGCTGCTCGACCGGTCGATTTCACGATCCGAGGGCAAGCAACTCCTTGCCACAGCGGAGGCGGCCGGGCTCGCCCGCGGCACCGTCGCTCAGCTCCACCAGGACTACCTACGCTCTGTGGCCGTCGAAGCTCTGGCCGACGGCGTGGTGACCGACGAGGAACGCGCCGAGTTGCAATCTGTCGCAACGGTATTGGGACTCGGCGCGCCCTACGTCGATGAAGCGTTGGACTGGGCGAAAGAAACCGCCCAGGACAAGGACCGTGGCGGCGCCGGATTCGCGCTGTGCCCTGGCGACCGAGTCGTTTTCACTGGCGAGATGAGCCGCCCCCGCGACGAATGGGTGGCCGAGATCTGCGCGGCGGGCCTGGCCACCGGAGGGATCAGCAAGTCGACCCGACTCGTGGTAGCCGAAGACCCGGACTCCTTGAGCAGGAAAGCCGTCAAAGCCCGTCAGTACGGCATTCCCGTCGTCGACGAGAAAACCTTCGCGCGATTCTTCGCCAGCTACCGGGCCGCACACTGA
- a CDS encoding restriction endonuclease subunit S produces the protein MQTVPLASIAEVKLGRQRSPQNHSGPSMRKYLRAANVGWNGLILADIKTMNFTDEEMATFQLKPGDLLLNEASGSPKEVGKPALWSGEIDDCAFQNTLLRVRPSSEVDPKYLLQFFRQQAAIGAFARGSRGVGIHHLGREALSKWQVPLPPIDEQRRIAAILDRADAIRAKRRTANTYFGDLILSIFIDCFGAHPEATTAPLDEVAVVTSGITKGRKTSAPTTPVPFLAVVNVQAGHLNMKVVKEIDATSAEVERYALRDGDLVLTEGGDPDKLGRGTVWRGELPLCLHQNHIFRVRIRDDTRIHPDYLSAFIGSPPARSYFLQAAKQTTGIASINMTQLKALPVHIPPADKQQRYLDRLQAINARGTSLAAAATAQDELFASLQSRAFRGEL, from the coding sequence ATGCAGACAGTGCCGCTAGCGTCCATCGCTGAAGTCAAATTGGGTCGGCAGCGTTCGCCGCAGAACCACAGCGGCCCGTCGATGCGAAAGTATCTGCGTGCAGCGAATGTGGGTTGGAACGGCCTGATTCTCGCTGACATCAAGACTATGAACTTCACCGACGAGGAGATGGCAACCTTCCAACTCAAACCCGGCGACCTTCTCCTCAACGAGGCATCCGGATCGCCGAAGGAAGTCGGCAAACCTGCCCTCTGGAGCGGTGAGATCGACGACTGCGCCTTTCAAAACACACTTCTCCGCGTACGGCCCTCGTCCGAGGTCGATCCAAAATACCTTCTCCAGTTCTTCAGGCAACAAGCTGCCATCGGCGCATTCGCTCGCGGGTCACGAGGTGTCGGGATACATCATCTTGGTCGAGAAGCTCTGTCTAAGTGGCAAGTTCCCCTCCCTCCGATCGACGAGCAACGCCGTATCGCCGCGATTCTCGACCGCGCTGACGCTATTCGCGCCAAACGTAGGACTGCAAACACGTATTTCGGCGATCTCATACTGTCGATTTTCATCGACTGCTTCGGCGCGCATCCAGAAGCCACGACAGCACCACTTGACGAGGTAGCCGTGGTGACATCAGGAATTACGAAAGGACGCAAGACGTCCGCACCAACAACCCCGGTACCGTTTCTGGCCGTCGTCAACGTCCAGGCTGGACATCTCAACATGAAGGTCGTCAAGGAGATCGATGCCACTTCGGCGGAGGTCGAACGGTACGCGCTCCGAGATGGCGACCTCGTACTGACCGAAGGCGGAGACCCCGACAAGCTCGGTCGTGGAACTGTGTGGCGGGGTGAGCTTCCGCTATGTCTGCACCAGAACCATATCTTTCGCGTTCGGATTCGCGACGATACCAGAATCCACCCCGACTACCTCTCGGCATTCATTGGCAGTCCCCCTGCTCGGTCCTACTTCCTCCAAGCGGCAAAGCAGACGACCGGTATCGCTTCCATCAACATGACTCAGCTCAAGGCCCTCCCTGTGCATATACCGCCGGCCGATAAGCAGCAGCGTTACCTCGATCGACTTCAAGCCATCAATGCTCGAGGGACCTCGCTAGCAGCCGCCGCAACCGCCCAAGACGAACTCTTCGCCTCCCTCCAGTCCCGCGCGTTCCGAGGAGAACTCTGA
- a CDS encoding type I restriction-modification system subunit M yields MITGELKSKVDRVWDAFWSGGISNPLEVIEQITYLLFIRRLDDLEILAEKKARVTGKSEGLRFGPDQQGLRWSQFKNAEPAVMFTTVADKVFPFLRDLGGDGSTYSEHMRDARFTIPTPALLSKVVDMLDDIPMADRDTNGDLYEYLLSKIAAAGVNGQFRTPRHIIELMVKMTAPKPTDEICDPACGTGGFLVAASEYVRDEHSSVLTDAAQRKHFHNSMFHGYDFDSTMLRIGSMNMLMHGIEAPDIRYRDSLSEGASEDAEKYTLILANPPFAGSLDYEATSKDLQRVVKTKKTELLFVALFLKLLKPGGRAAVIVPDGVLFGSSKAHKELRRALVEDQKLDGIVKLPSGVFKPYAGVSTAILLFTKTNSGGTENVWFYDVTADGYSLDDKRNPVEANDLPDALSRWVLKDSSELERTRTGQSFCVPKEDVVAQGYDLSLNRYKEIVHDEVEHRPPLEIIAEIEKLEGEIAVGLAELQAMLS; encoded by the coding sequence GTGATCACGGGTGAGTTGAAGAGCAAGGTCGACAGGGTTTGGGACGCGTTCTGGTCCGGCGGTATTTCCAACCCCCTGGAGGTGATCGAGCAGATCACCTACCTGCTGTTCATCCGCCGCCTCGATGATCTGGAGATCCTCGCCGAGAAAAAGGCCCGGGTGACGGGCAAGTCCGAGGGGCTGCGGTTCGGCCCGGATCAGCAGGGTCTGCGATGGTCGCAGTTCAAGAACGCCGAACCGGCGGTGATGTTCACGACGGTCGCCGACAAGGTGTTCCCGTTCCTACGGGACCTCGGCGGGGACGGGTCGACGTACTCCGAGCACATGCGTGACGCACGATTCACCATCCCAACGCCGGCGCTGCTGTCCAAGGTCGTCGACATGCTCGACGACATCCCGATGGCCGACCGCGACACCAACGGCGACCTGTACGAGTACCTGCTGTCCAAGATTGCCGCCGCCGGGGTGAACGGGCAGTTCCGCACGCCCCGCCACATCATCGAACTGATGGTCAAGATGACGGCGCCCAAGCCCACCGACGAGATCTGCGATCCGGCGTGTGGAACTGGCGGATTCCTGGTGGCGGCGTCGGAGTATGTGCGCGACGAACATTCATCGGTGCTGACTGACGCGGCCCAACGTAAGCACTTCCACAACAGCATGTTCCACGGCTATGACTTCGACTCGACCATGCTGCGGATTGGTTCGATGAACATGCTGATGCACGGCATCGAAGCCCCCGACATCCGCTACCGGGATTCTCTGTCGGAAGGCGCCAGCGAGGACGCCGAGAAGTACACCCTGATCCTGGCCAATCCCCCGTTCGCCGGCTCACTGGACTACGAGGCCACCTCCAAGGATCTGCAGCGGGTGGTCAAGACCAAGAAGACCGAACTGCTGTTTGTCGCACTGTTTTTGAAGCTTTTGAAGCCGGGCGGGCGCGCGGCGGTGATCGTGCCGGACGGCGTGCTTTTCGGTTCATCGAAGGCCCACAAAGAGTTGCGGCGAGCCCTTGTCGAGGATCAGAAACTCGACGGGATTGTGAAGCTTCCGTCTGGTGTTTTCAAACCGTATGCCGGGGTTTCAACGGCAATCTTGTTGTTCACCAAGACCAACTCCGGCGGCACTGAGAATGTGTGGTTCTACGATGTGACTGCCGACGGGTACTCGCTGGACGACAAGCGGAATCCGGTGGAGGCCAATGACCTTCCGGATGCGTTGTCGCGGTGGGTTTTGAAGGACTCATCGGAGCTGGAGCGGACGCGGACCGGGCAGTCGTTCTGTGTGCCGAAAGAAGACGTCGTCGCGCAGGGATACGACTTGTCGTTGAACCGGTACAAGGAGATTGTCCACGACGAGGTCGAGCATCGACCTCCGTTGGAGATCATCGCTGAGATCGAGAAGCTCGAAGGCGAGATCGCTGTTGGGCTGGCCGAATTGCAGGCGATGTTGTCGTGA
- a CDS encoding DUF732 domain-containing protein: protein MNTHLPRRIVTAAVITGASALLLAVPAQADQYDYVAQIDSRGVYYSSIIGVIDDGKMVCRMLRGGASVPAALNYAAGDGFADYEAVIITVAAAQNMCPDVMPILAAYANADAGPVAHT, encoded by the coding sequence ATGAACACGCACCTACCGAGGCGGATCGTGACAGCCGCGGTGATCACGGGAGCGTCGGCCCTGTTGCTGGCAGTCCCTGCACAGGCAGACCAGTACGACTATGTCGCGCAAATCGACAGTCGCGGTGTGTACTACTCGTCGATCATCGGCGTGATTGACGACGGCAAGATGGTCTGCCGCATGCTGCGGGGTGGCGCCAGCGTGCCTGCGGCACTCAACTACGCCGCCGGCGACGGCTTCGCGGACTACGAGGCGGTCATCATCACCGTGGCTGCCGCGCAGAACATGTGCCCCGACGTCATGCCGATCCTGGCTGCGTACGCCAACGCCGATGCCGGTCCTGTCGCCCACACCTAG